In Bombus pascuorum chromosome 13, iyBomPasc1.1, whole genome shotgun sequence, a single genomic region encodes these proteins:
- the LOC132913768 gene encoding coiled-coil domain-containing protein 130 homolog gives MGERKGTNLYYPPDYDPRVGGLNKFLGTHALRERARKLHMGILIVRFEMPYNIWCDGCGNHIGMGVRYNAEKKKIGMYYSTPLYQFRMKCHLCDNHFEIKTDPANLDYVIVSGAKRQENRWDPKENEQVVPETKEVSCRLYDDAMYKLEHGIEDKKIAKSKDSSLESAIALNNATWKDDYSSNCALRSAFRTRKNELQKKQNLDQVLLKKSGLNIDLVNEHEDDIKLAKLLMHKRDTKKNGRNPLKRLITIVRSKDKLKHSSHSVLSNNTKNQTDQTHKLPKLTQQEPSSSKTTISTLSRSLVTYDSSDTDNDS, from the exons ATGGGAGAACGTAAGGGAACAAATTTATACTACCCACCTGATTACGATCCCCGTGTTGGTGGtcttaacaaatttcttgGTACTCATGCACTACGTGAAAGAGCACGCAAATTACACATGGGTATCCTTATTGTCAGATTTGAAATGCCATATAATATATGGTGTGATGGTTGTGGCAATCATATAGGAATGGGTGTTCGTTACAAtgcagagaaaaaaaaaattggaatgtATTACAGTACACCATTGTATCAATTTCGTATGAAATGTCATCTCTGTGACaatcattttgaaataaagACTGATCCAGCA AATTTAGATTATGTAATTGTGAGTGGTGCAAAACGCCAAGAAAATCGCTGGGATCCCAAAGAAAATGAACAGGTGGTACCAGAAACAAAAGAAGTATCTTGCAGACTATATGATGATGCTATGTACAAGTTGGAACATGGTATAGAAGATAAGAAAATAGCAAAATCAAAAGATTCTTCCTTGGAAAGTGCAATAGCATTAAATAATGCTACATGGAAGGATGATTACTCTTCAAATTGTGCATTACGCTCTGCATTTAGA ACACGAAAAAACGAGTTacagaagaaacaaaatttggaTCAAGTGTTGCTTAAAAAAAGTGGATTGAATATTGATTTAGTTAATGAACACGAAGATGATATAAAGTTAGCCAAATTACTGATGCATAAAAGAG aTACAAAAAAGAATGGTCGCAACCCCTTGAAACGATTGATTACTATTGTAAGGTCTAAAGATAAACTAAAACATTCGTCACATTCTGTATTAAGCAATAACACTAAAAATCAAACAGATCAAACACATAAACTTCCTAAGCTTACTCAACAAGAACCTTCGAGTTCGAAAACAACTATTAGTACGTTAAGTAGATCGTTAGTTACTTATGATAGTTCTGATACAGATAATGATTCATAG
- the LOC132913769 gene encoding ragulator complex protein LAMTOR4 homolog codes for MLSLERIPDQIGHLILTEDGAVLTSGGELENDERFANIVIGLVTLTNKVDPKAFPNNETFDKISITYPDHCYIICLSNKKIHVVKKKLTSSTTAAVEQPLIDV; via the exons ATGCTTTCACTGGAACGTATCCCAGATCAAATTGGGCATCTAATTTTGACAGAGGATGGAGCTGTATTAACG TCTGGAGGTGAACTGGAAAATGATGAGAGATTTGCAAACATTGTTATAGGATTAGTCACGCTAACCAATAAAGTTGATCCCAAAGCATTTCCTAATAACGAgacttttgataaaatatcaataacatATCCAGAtcattgttatattatttgtcTCTCAAACAAAAAGATCCACgtagtgaaaaaaaaattgacaTCCTCAACAACTGCAGCTGTAGAACAACCTCTTATTGATGTATAA